A window of Citrus sinensis cultivar Valencia sweet orange chromosome 7, DVS_A1.0, whole genome shotgun sequence contains these coding sequences:
- the LOC127898774 gene encoding uncharacterized protein LOC127898774, with protein sequence MSKGKEKVVEIDDDELSFLPGLLTDPAFDLGIPLEPIRFSVGTNARRMSPQTTSTSGSNGEEGSSGSEDTLSENGEGDSGEVSPSGTSRPEERGTVGGRALSRNYAIDYMTCTTLFDELNDLRLRYSIPGEIPLKVPGKKDAPSRPPRGYVTLFLESFKYGLRCPLQPYFARILNGLNLAPGQLNPNGWRVLSVSWGVHFPLEPDQLKRVEAVLANSCSSRELLTTYNLLESRLILPGHRMEDAVIGALTRKRSRPPTTKRDQSKDALTAKRANIVQQVPPLKILPLAPVKVGEASGATTDPASSSPPVGPRSRLPDSRAEHLILYLNELTKLVSKKDLEDFDGRTLGELVGAMQHSTFHLSCMTIYYKAKVGRYDRKMKEDIQSATTRADVAEKKVGELNLENLKLIEQESLAQAKAISLEEELTKVKEDLQRQKAMYEAQLESFRDSHRAQVENLKREADHQYDQGLRHSYRCIMAVLGKQHPDLKMDDLAAGVAQHMDEEAAKEDADGVEPIVVEEEDSPPRAVPADVGEASTPPDATGDTPPAPVEVQPTDAAGLTDPPSS encoded by the exons ATGTCGAAGGGTAAGGAGAAAGTCGTTGAGATTGATGACGACGAACTAAGTTTCCTTCCCGGTCTGCTCACTGATCCTGCTTTTGACCTCGGGATCCCCTTAGAGCCCATCAGGTTTAGTGTCGGGACTAACGCTAGGAGGATGTCCCCCCAAACAACCTCCACGAGCGGAAGCAATGGTGAGGAGGGATCTTCTGGCTCTGAGGACACCTTAAGTGAGAATGGGGAAGGTGACTCTGGTGAGGTGTCTCCATCTGGAACATCACGACCAGAAGAGCGGGGTACAGTAGGAGGCAGAGCCTTGTCGCGCAATTACGCCATTGATTACATGACGTGCACGACCTTGTTTGATGAGCTCAATGACCTCCGGCTTAGGTATAGCATTCCTGGTGAGATACCTCTCAAGGTCCCAGGAAAGAAGGATGCTCCCAGCCGGCCTCCCAGGGGATACGTTACCCTGTTTCTAGAGAGCTTTAAGTACGGGCTGAGGTGTCCCTTGCAACCCTACTTTGCCCGGATACTTAACGGGCTAAATCTAGCTCCTGGTCAGCTGAATCCCAATGGGTGGAGAGTgctctctg TTTCTTGGGGGGTCCACTTCCCGCTTGAACCTGACCAGCTCAAACGGGTCGAGGCTGTACTAGCCAATTCCTGCTCGAGCCGAGAACTGTTAACTACATACAACTTGCTCGAGTCTCGCTTGATACTTCCTGGCCATAGGATGGAGGACGCTGTGATAGGGGCTCTGACCCGAAAACGTTCCCGACCTCCAACCACGAAGAGGGACCAGAGTAAGGATGCCCTTACTGCAAAGCGGGCCAACATCGTGCAGCAGGTCCCACCCTTGAAGATTTTACCTCTTGCTCCTGTAAAAGTCGGGGAAGCTAGTGGAGCAACCACAGATCCTGCTTCCTCTTCTCCTCCTGTCGGGCCTCGATCTCGCTTACCTGACAGCCGAGCAGAACACCTGATCCTTTACCTCAATGAGTTAACTAAACTCGTGAGCAAGAAGGACCTGGAGGACTTTGATGGCCGCACCTTGGGTGAGCTGGTGGGGGCCATGCAGCATAGTACTTTCCACCTCAGCTGCATGACCATCTATTACAAGGCTAAGGTTGGCCGCTACGAccggaagatgaaggaggatATTCAATCGGCGACGACCAGAGCTGACGTTGCCGAGAAGAAAGTAGGGGAGCTGAATCTCGAGAATCTGAAGCTGATAGAGCAAGAATCacttgctcaagcaaaagccattTCCCTCGAGGAGGAGCTTACCAAGGTCAAGGAGGATCTGCAAAGGCAGAAGGCTATGTATgaggctcagctcgaatctTTCCGCGACTCCCACCGAGCTCAGGTCGAGAACTTGAAGAGGGAGGCTGACCACCAGTACGACCAGGGTCTTCGGCATTCCTATCGTTGCATCATGGCCGTCCTTGGGAAGCAACACCCTGATCTGAAGATGGACgaccttgcagctggtgtTGCTCAACATATGGACGAGGAGGCGGCCAAGGAAGATGCCGATGGGGTAGAGCCGATCGTGGTCGAGGAGGAAGactctcctcctcgtgcaGTCCCTGCTGATGTTGGCGAGGCGAGCACCCCCCCTGACGCAACTGGTGATACCCCTCCTGCACCTGTGGAGGTCCAGCCAACCGATGCTGCCGGGCTTACTGATCCACCATCTTCTTGA
- the LOC127898736 gene encoding wall-associated receptor kinase-like 10 — protein MAVDNGLVLLQIIMLLCTVEAAAEALACPDRCGDVEIQYPFGIGAGCYFDESFEVVCDDSSGTPKAILQRIGQEISSYISYGSRFPYILVNISAISLNTSNNAKGINLEGTPFSFSQRKNKFLAIGWDNYANNQQNDSISSNSTITDAGGGCISICTCNPSGDSGCCDVLCNIPQNSSTKVLDANTAYVYSQSIPQGCTSFSLVYPYWTFFNYLETPSGLKDEKKIPALLEWGKYKGDCYEGYNSQTKVCNKDDRCLIQLSSGHFCRCDYSRSSGYQDDLCEGYLICNTTSGHNCSKCPDGYYYDPVFDESVQEPGCSPTRTRDSFLRKKTRVKYVVIGCTSGGLGMFLLIGAWWLLKFVKRRREIKLKQKFFKRNGGLLLKQELASTEGTVEKTKLFTSKELEKATDYFNLNRILGQGGQGTVYKGMLADGKIVAVKKSKVIDESKVEEFINEVVILSQINHRNVVKLLGCCLETEVPLLVYEFIPNGTLFQYIHDQNEDFPITWEMRLRIAIEISGALSYLHSAASIPIYHRDIKSTNILLDDKYRAKVSDFGASRSMAVDQTHMTTQVHGTFGYLDPEYFRSSQFTDKSDVYSFGVVLAELLTGEKPIRFTTLEENKSLAAYFLCAMKEERLFEILDAQVMKEGGKDEIITVAKLTKRCLNLNGKKRPTMREVASELAGIKAGNGASNVMEEGLEGIDCALGDIHIAANSETDGSIDESFLDCVTVSVDVDPLISNNW, from the exons ATGGCTGTTGATAATGGTTTGGTTTTGTTGCAGATCATTATGTTACTCTGCACGGTCGAAGCAGCAGCGGAGGCATTAGCGTGTCCAGATCGATGCGGGGATGTCGAGATCCAATACCCTTTCGGAATCGGAGCAGGGTGCTACTTTGATGAGAGTTTTGAAGTAGTCTGTGATGACTCTTCCGGCACTCCAAAAGCTATTCTTCAAAGAATCGGCCAAGAAATTTCCTCATATATATCTTACGGCAGCAGATTTCCCTATATCTTGGTCAATATTTCTGCAATTTCCTTGAATACTAGTAATAATGCTAAAGGCATTAACCTGGAAGGCACtccattttccttttcacaAAGGAAAAATAAGTTCCTGGCCATAGGTTGGGACAACTATGCCAATAACCAGCAGaatgattcaatttcaagtaatTCAACTATCACTGATGCTGGCGGTGGGTGCATATCTATTTGTACATGCAATCCTTCTGGAGATAGTGGCTGCTGTGATGTGTTATGTAACATTCCTCAAAATAGTAGTACTAAAGTTCTCGATGCGAATACAGCGTACGTTTATTCTCAAAGTATTCCACAGGGATGCACCTCTTTTTCTCTGGTTTACCCATATTGGACTTTCTTCAACTATCTGGAAACTCCCAGTGGTTTGAAGGATGAAAAAAAGATTCCTGCCCTGTTGGAGTGGGGAAAATATAAAGGCGACTGTTATGAAGGTTATAATTCACAAACTAAAGTGTGTAACAAGGACGATCGTTGTTTAATACAATTAAGCTCAGGTCATTTCTGTCGTTGTGATTACAGCAGAAGTAGCGGCTACCAAGACGACTTATGTGAAG GTTACTTGATCTGCAATACCACAAGCGGACACAATTGCTCCAAATGTCCTGATGGTTATTATTATGACCCGGTTTTCGATGAGTCTGTCCAAGAACCGGGATGCTCCCCAACGAGAACTAGGGATTCATTTCTCCGCAAAAAAACTCGGGTCAAATATGTTGTTATAG GTTGCACTAGTGGTGGGCTTGGAATGTTTCTACTCATTGGAGCATGGTGGCTGCTCAAGTTTGTCAAAAGAAGAAGGgaaatcaagctcaagcaaaaattcttcaagaggAATGGGGGCTTATTACTGAAACAAGAGTTGGCTTCCACCGAAGGTACTGttgagaaaacaaaattgttcACTTCGAAGGAATTGGAAAAAGCCACCGATTACTTCAACTTGAATCGGATTCTTGGTCAAGGAGGTCAAGGTACTGTCTACAAAGGAATGTTAGCAGATGGAAAAATTGTGGCTGTTAAAAAGTCCAAAGTAATTGATGAGAGTAAGGTGGAGGAATTTATCAATGAGGTGgttattttatctcaaattaaCCACAGAAATGTCGTTAAGCTGCTAGGTTGTTGCTTGGAGACAGAAGTTCCTTTATTAGTGTATGAGTTCATTCCCAACGGAACTCTCTTTCAATACATACACGATCAAAACGAGGATTTTCCAATCACTTGGGAAATGCGATTGCGAATTGCCATCGAAATTTCAGGTGCTCTATCCTATCTGCATTCGGCTGCTTCTATACCTATTTATCATCGAGACATCAAGTCTACAAATATACTTTTGGATGATAAATATCGTGCCAAAGTTTCAGATTTTGGGGCTTCAAGGTCTATGGCAGTTGATCAAACACATATGACTACTCAAGTCCACGGCACCTTTGGATACCTAGATCCTGAGTATTTTCGATCGAGTCAATTTACTGATAAAAGTGACGTTTATAGCTTTGGAGTAGTTCTTGCTGAGCTCCTGACTGGGGAAAAACCAATTCGTTTTACCACCttggaagaaaacaaaagtttagcAGCATATTTTCTATGTGCAATGAAAGAGGAAAGATTATTTGAAATCCTTGATGCTCAAGTCATGAAAGAGGGTGGCAAGGATGAGATAATAACAGTTGCTAAACTTACAAAGAGATGCTTGAACCTTAATGGGAAAAAGAGGCCTACAATGAGAGAAGTGGCAAGTGAATTAGCAGGAATTAAGGCAGGGAATGGAGCTTCAAATGTAATGGAAGAAGGTCTTGAAGGGATTGATTGTGCTCTTGGTGACATACATATAGCTGCAAATTCTGAAACTGATGGATCCATTGACGAATCCTTTTTGGATTGTGTTACTGTTTCAGTGGATGTTGATCCGCTAATTTCAAACAATTGGTGA